ACGGGCTGAGGTTTTACCACCGGTTTAACGGGAGGCTGGTGGACTTCTTTTTTGACTGGCGGGGGCGGTGTTTGCTGCTCCTCAACGATAGGTTGCTCAGGTACGGGCGCAATTTCACGTTCCCCCTGTTCTGACGTCAGGACGGGCGGTTCTGGCGACGGTTCGGGAATCGGTTCAGGTTCTGGCGCTTCCACCATGGAGGCCTGAATGCTTACGCTGGCTGCCGGATTAAGCAGATTGATCGGTGTGTATTCGGTAGTACGAGTGATAAGCAGCGCAGCGACTCCCGCATGGATCAACGCGACGGTCAGAAAGCTGAGCGCTATCTTCCCCATTTCTCCCCGAACGGGCGCAGCCGCTGTCATCCTGTGCGCTGGTTGTACGGGGACGGCATCACGCCGTGCGGTAGGAACCGCATCAACGCGTGCGTTTAACGAAAGGTGTTGCACGGATGCCTGTTGCACGTTTTCCCCTGATACTTTTGCTGACGGTGTCGGACGTTTCATCCAGCCCTGAACACGGAACGATGATGACTTCTACTAACGATGTGCAACGAGATGGAAAAAGTGTCACCACGCGCATGAAATTTTTTATCCATCCGCTTTTGTGGATGAGGATCAGGTATTGGCTGCGCGAATGTGTATCCAGTAATCGGTGGTATGCACAATGGCGATGGGCATGGTTTGCGCCAGTGAATCCAGCGTGTAATTCAGGTTATCTAGCGGGAAATTGCCGCTAACGCGTAAATCGGCGATGGCGGGATCCAACCGGATGATGCCGGGGGTGTAATCACGCAATGTGCTGATGACGGAAGCCAGCGAACGATCGCGTACCTCCAGACGGCCATATAACCAGTCTGTTTCTGATTCCGGTGTCACGGCGACCTGATAAAGTGTGGAACGATCGAACCACACGCCCTGACCCGCATGAAGGCTCAGGCTATGCCCAGCGCGATTGGTAATTTTGGCGATGTTGTCCAGCACGCCAACATGGATGCCGCCGCTTTCATGGCGCACATTTATCGTGGACTGAAGTGCGACGATATCGCCCATACTGGTGGCAATCACAAAGGGGCGCTGCGTATCTGGCTGAATCTTGGCGAAGAGACCACCGTTATGCAGAGCAACCTGACGCACTGGCGTCTCTGGACGCACGTTGATATCGACCGCAGTACGCGCGTTCAACATGAGCGTACTGCCATCACTGAGTGGAACCTGCTGGCGCTGTGCCGTTGCGGTCTTTATATCAGACATTAGCGGAGACAGCGGGTAGTGTTGGTTAAGTAGCAGGCTGCTTAGCGATACGACAGCAACCATCCCCAGCCCATATTGCATAACTTTACGTCGGCTTGATGGCGCCAAGAGCGCCTGACGAATCGGTTCGTGAGGCAGCGTGGCGAGGAGCGGCTGAAATTTTCCCAGCGTGCGCTCAATGTGTTGGCAGGCTCGTTCGTGCAGCGGGTTCTCGTACCGCCAGCGGCGGTACTCATCGTAATCGCTCTGTGTCGCCTCACCGGAACGCAACAGCACCATCCATTCAATGGCCTGTTCGGCAACCGGGTCATCCATGTGTCGTCTTGCCATGTGGTTCACCTATCAGTCGCTGCTGTCCTGTGTGGCCAGATAGCAGTTGGTTAGTGCTTTGGCGATATATTTTCTCACCATACTGACGGAAACATCGAGCTTTTCGGCAATGTCAGCATAGGTCATACCATCAAGCTGGCTGTACAAGAACGCTTGCCGTGCTTTGGTTGATAGCCCATCCAACGCCTGATCGATAGTGAGCAACGCTTCCATCAACAGCTGTTGCTCCTCCGGTGACGGATGATGATATTCGGGTTTACTCGCCAGTGCCGAGAGATAGGCTTTTTCCAGATCGCGTCGACGCCAGTTTTCATACAGGACGCGCTTGGCGAGCGTGGTGAGCATCGCGCGCGGTTCCTGTACGTTGTCAAGGTTTGGCAGGGAGGCTAAGCGCAAAAATGCCTCTGACGCGACATCCTCAGCTTCACAGCCGTAGGCAATACGGCGGCGTAATTTTTCCGTTAACCAGCGGTAGTCGCTGCGAAATATCAGCGACAGCAGATCGGGTTTTTTAGCGGCCTCTGTGTACATGAGGATCCCCCTTAGATAGCGTATATCACAACAATGCTTGAGCTGGGATACCCCAGAGCCGCAGGATAAAAGG
The genomic region above belongs to Pectobacterium colocasium and contains:
- a CDS encoding energy transducer TonB; protein product: MKRPTPSAKVSGENVQQASVQHLSLNARVDAVPTARRDAVPVQPAHRMTAAAPVRGEMGKIALSFLTVALIHAGVAALLITRTTEYTPINLLNPAASVSIQASMVEAPEPEPIPEPSPEPPVLTSEQGEREIAPVPEQPIVEEQQTPPPPVKKEVHQPPVKPVVKPQPVRPKTTAERQPAARPAAEAPPAVPEATAGPLTTSSKGNLMQNSPGAQPKQVASVGCVVPQPDYPRRAKRLQQEGDVLVRLVINPEGRLIRHDIARSSGYDALDQAAVDAVAQARCTPYRENGQAITVMTIQPVNFRLNR
- a CDS encoding sigma-70 family RNA polymerase sigma factor, which gives rise to MYTEAAKKPDLLSLIFRSDYRWLTEKLRRRIAYGCEAEDVASEAFLRLASLPNLDNVQEPRAMLTTLAKRVLYENWRRRDLEKAYLSALASKPEYHHPSPEEQQLLMEALLTIDQALDGLSTKARQAFLYSQLDGMTYADIAEKLDVSVSMVRKYIAKALTNCYLATQDSSD
- a CDS encoding FecR family protein, translating into MARRHMDDPVAEQAIEWMVLLRSGEATQSDYDEYRRWRYENPLHERACQHIERTLGKFQPLLATLPHEPIRQALLAPSSRRKVMQYGLGMVAVVSLSSLLLNQHYPLSPLMSDIKTATAQRQQVPLSDGSTLMLNARTAVDINVRPETPVRQVALHNGGLFAKIQPDTQRPFVIATSMGDIVALQSTINVRHESGGIHVGVLDNIAKITNRAGHSLSLHAGQGVWFDRSTLYQVAVTPESETDWLYGRLEVRDRSLASVISTLRDYTPGIIRLDPAIADLRVSGNFPLDNLNYTLDSLAQTMPIAIVHTTDYWIHIRAANT